CGTTTACGGTGGAACAGCACTGGCGACGGGGCGTGGCGAACAGATTGCGCATCTGGGAGCGCCTGCACCGTGCTGGGTCATTCTAGCCAAGCCGCCTATCGGAGTATCTACCCCGGATGTGTACGGAAACCTGCGTGTGGCCCAGATCGATAATCATCCCGATACCAAACAAATGCTGCAAGCTATTGCGACCCAAGACTTTTCACTCATGTGCCAATCTCTTGGGAATGTGTTGGAGAATGTCACGCTCTCGCTCCATCCACAAGTAAGACAGATCAAGGATCTCATGGTCGCGTCGGGGGCAGACGGTGTCCTGATGTCTGGCAGCGGTCCTACCGTGTTTGCTCTTGTGCAAAAGGAAGCGAAAGTACATCGGATCTACAATGCGTTGCGAGGTTTTGTCAAAGATGTGTTTGTTGTCCGAATGTTAGGCGCCAAAGAAGGGGAAATACTTGCATAAACCCGTATGGAAATGATACATTATCAGCATAATATTCGGTTTTGGAGGAAGAGCCATGAAGAAATTGCGCAGAAGTGCACGTCTGGTTGACATGACGCAGCACTTGCTCGCCCATCCCCATACGCTGACTCCTCTCACTCTGTTCGCGGAACAATACGGCGCAGCGAAATCATCCATCAGTGAAGACTTGTCTATCATCAAAGAGGCTTTTGAAGTCCAAGGGGTAGGCTTGTTGAAAACGGTGGCGGGAGCGGCAGGCGGAGTGAAGTATATTCCACAGGTCAAAACGGAAGAGGCCCTTCACTTCATGCGCGAACTGATCGGTCAACTCGCTAATCCAGAGAGACTTTTGCCAGGTGGATACTTGTACATGTCCGACATTCTCGGAAATCCACAAACGATGGCGAAGATCGGAAAGCTCTTTGCAACCGCTTATGCGGATAAAAATGTGGATGTCGTCATGACGGTGGAAACAAAGGGGATTCCACTTGCGTATGCGACGGCTATGTTTTTGAATGTGCCTGTTGTGATTGTGCGCCGTGACAACAAGGTGACGGAAGGTTCAGTAGTGAGCATTAACTATGTATCTGGTTCCAGTAAACGAATTCAAACCATGTCACTCGCTCGCCGCGGTTTGGCCGAGCAGTCTCGTGTCCTCATTGTGGACGACTTTATGAAAGCTGGCGGGACGCTGCGGGGCATGATTGATTTGTTGCAGGAATTCCGTGCAACCGTAGTGGGATGCGGCGTACTGGTAGAAACGACAGCGGATGTTTCTGAGCGTTTGGTAGATGAATACGTATCACTTGCAAAACTGCAGGATGTAGACTTCAAGGGCAAGCAAATTGAAATAGAGCTAGGCAGTTTTTTTGAAATTAGAGGGGAGTAGATAGGTATGGCAATCTCTTTTGTTTCAACTGACAAGGCTCCTGCCGCTATTGGTCCTTACAGCCAAGCTGCAAAGGTAGGTCCATTTCTTTTCGCATCCGGTCAAATTCCGCTGCGTGCAGACGGCACTCTGGTAGAAGGTGACGTCGTGGAGCAAACCCATCAGGTTTTTTCCAACATTCAAGCGGTACTGGCAGAAGCTGGTGGCAACCTGACGAATGTAGTGAAAGCGACTGTATTTATCAAGGACATGAATGATTTTGGTCAACTGAACGAAGTGTACGGCCAATATTTTGGCGATCACAAGCCAGCTCGCTCCACTGTGGAAGTGGCACGACTGCCGCGCGATGTAAAAGTCGAAATCGAAATCGTAGCTTATATCGGATAGAAAAAAATGGAAAACAGCCTGATGCCACGCGCATTGGGCTGTTTTTGTACTTGCAGAAAATGTTTCCAAAAAATGACATATAAACATATTTATATATTTTTTCAAAAATTACATAATGATAAGCAGGAATATTTACCCAGCAGGTGGAAATAATCCTAAACGCGTTACATAGATAAAGGGAGTGAACTAGATGGAAGTAACAGACGTAAGACTTCGCCGAGTGAATACGGATGGTAGGATGAAAGCGATTGCATCCATTACAATTGACCATGAATTTGTGGTTCATGATATCCGTGTCATTGACGGAAACAATGGTATGTTTGTAGCTATGCCGAGCAAGCGTACACCAGACGGAGAATTCCGTGATATTGCACATCCGATTTCTTCGACTACCCGTGAAAAGATTCAGGCAGCAGTTCTCACAGAATACGACCGCGTAGGTCAAGAGGAAGAAAGCACTATCGAAGCTGGTGCTTAAAAAGTCCTGATACTCAAAGCACCCTGTCACTTTCGGCAGGGTGCTTCGGCGTCCGTTAACCATAACATTTTTTTAAATCGTTCAAAATAAATTCTCGATCCATTCCTTCTCCGATGAAGACAGCTACCATCTTCGGCCCGAAATTTTCAAATGGAAACAGGAGCACCTGATTATCGGTATGTTGAAACGAGATTAGCTCGGGCTTTCCGTGGAACTGGACATAGCCTTTTGCCCGATAGACGTTTTTAGGGAGATCGTACAGAAAGTCCTCGAATTTTTTCTCGTCTACGGGTCCGGTAAATACATAGGAAAACGTTTCGATACTATTGTAGAGAGAGGGTTGGCTTGTTTTCAGGCCAAGGGATTGCTTGAGCCTGTCCATCGTTGACATTCGGCCGATGCTTTTCTGTACGGCCATGGGGCGGTTTTCCTCGTTGTCGAGCGGTCGCTCATGAACGGTTCGTTTGACTGATAAAAGCCGGGAGACTTCTATTTCTGCCTGAACAGTAGCGTGTATGGGTGCAGTCGGATTGATTTCACTGAGCTTTTGACGAACCCGCTCTACGACATCAGGATTAGTCAAATCGGTTTTGTTCAACAGAAGCAGGTCTGCGTAACGCACTTGGTTTCGAATTGTTTTGACCAGAGTGGCAGTCGAGGAGAATCGTGAGTTGAGGTCCAGAAAGCGAGAGGCGTCGACAACGCTAATGGTCCCTTTTAACTCCAGTCGATCATACAGCTCTGGATGAGTAATCGTATCGATGACATCGAGTGGATCGGCTACACCAGTAGTTTCGATGAGGATTCGGTCTGGCGCAATGGCGTTCATAATATCTTTCAAGCCCTCCGTCAGCTCGCCCTTGATCGAGCAGCATATGCAGCCATCGAGCATTTTTTTGACAGGAAAGCCAAACCCCTGCAATTGTTCCCCGTCAATATCTTCCTCCCCCATTTCATTCATCAATACGACCACTTTCTGGTCTGTGATGCGCAAATGAGTCAGCCACTTTTGCAAAAGGGTGGTTTTTCCGCTTCCTAAATACCCAGTCAGCAAGTATACCTCTGCGCTCATCTCATCCTACCTCCTTCAAATAACCCCTTTCGCCAAACAATATATCACATTTCTGTCAGAAAATTAAATGTTGTCTGCCATATGTCTAACTACTGGCAATGCAAGGAATCAACCATAATCCTGTATCGATTGTCTTGAAATTCACATATGAATTAGGATATAGTCATTGTGGAACTTCTACGATGGAGGGTTGACATGTCTAAGATCCATGCCGTGGTTCTGGCTGCTGGTCAGGGTACACGGATGAAATCGAAGCTGTACAAAGTCCTGCACCCTGTGTGCGGAAAGCCTATGGTTCAGCATGTAGTCGATACGATGGCGTCCATGCAGGTTCAGGATATCGTTGTCGTCGTAGGTCATGGTGCTGACGCTGTCCGCGCCAAGCTAGGCGAGGACGTCACTTATGCTCTGCAAGAAGAACAGTTGGGGACGGCACATGCCGTTTCGCAGGCAGCGCCGTTTTTACAGGATAAAGAAGGAACTACGTTTCTTTTATATGGAGACGTTCCCCTCTTGTCAGCGACTACGTTGTCGGCCTTGCTGACCTATCACGAGGAGCAGCAAGCGGCTGCAACTGTATTGACCGCCGTGTTACCTGACGCAACAGGTTATGGGCGTATCGTGCGCAATGAGGCGGGCGAAGTATTGCGAATCGTGGAACATAAAGACGCTACGGAAGCGGAACGGGCGATCAGAGAAATTAATACGGGCATATACTGCTATGACAACCGAAAATTATGGAAAGCCTTGGCGGAAGTGAAAAATGACAACGCACAAGGCGAATACTATGTAACAGACGTTGTCGGTATTTTGCGTGATGCAGGTGAAAAGGTAGTCGGATACGAAGCGATTGACCCGGAGGAAACAATGGGTGTGAACGATCGTGTGCAGCTATCGGAAGCAGAAGCCTACATGAAAAAACGTATTATGACTGGTCACATGCGAAATGGTGTGACTATCATCGACCCAACTTCTACGTACATCGAAACTGATGTGAAGATTGAGGCAGATACCGTGATTCACCCAGGTTCTTTCCTGCGTGGACAAACAACTATTGGAGCCGATTGTGTAATCGGGCCCCAAGCGGATCTGACGAACGTAGAAGTAGCGAGTGGCGTGACCATTTCTTACTCGGTGATGGTTGATTCGAGTGTCGAAAGTAACTCATCTGTTGGGCCATTTGCTTATGTTCGACCAGGATCACAGATTGGAAGCAATGCCAAAATCGGTGATTTCGTGGAATTGAAAAATGCGAAAATTGGTGACGGTACGAAGGTTCCACATCTCAGCTATGTAGGAGATGCGGAAATCGGAGACGGAGTCAATATTGGCTGTGGAACGATTACCGTCAACTACGATGGGGCAGTGAAGCATAAAACAACAGTAAAAGATGGAGCATTCATCGGATGCAACAGCAATCTGGTTGCGCCAGTTACAGTTGGACAAAATGCTTATGTAGCTGCAGGATCGACCATTAATCAAGATGTGCCAGATAATGCGCTTGCGATCGCACGTGAGCGTCAAGTAAATAAAATCGATTACGCGAACAAAATGCCTCGCAAGGGCAAAAAGCAATCATAACGGGAGGTTCTTGAGAAGATCATGGCTAACTACCGCGACCCAAAACTGAAGGTATTTACGTGCAACGCAAACCCGGAACTGGCAAAAGAAATCGCCGAACACATCGGCGTACCACTCGGAAACGCACAAGTAGTGCGCTTTAGTGATGGCGAATGCCAACTCAAACTCAATGAAAGTGTTCGCGGTTGTGACGTATTTGTCATTCAGCCAACATCTGCTCCCGTTAATGAGCATCTGATGGAGCTTTTGGTCATGGTCGATGCATTGAAGCGCGCTTCGGCTAAGAGTATCAACGTGGTTATTCCTTACTACGGTTATGCTCGTCAAGATCGTAAAGCACGTGCACGCGATCCAATCACGGCTAAGCTGGTTGCGAACCTGATCGAGACAGCGGGTGCACAACGTGTGATTACGATGGATCTGCACGCAACACAAATCCAAGGCTTCTTCGATATTCCGGTAGATCATCTGCTGGGTGTGCCTATCTTGGGTAAACACTTCTCTGAAAAAGGTCTGAAAGACATCGTTGTTGTATCTCCAGACCACGGTGGCGTGACCCGTGCTCGTAAATTGGCAGAACGTCTGGAAGCGCCTATTGCCATTATTGACAAACGTCGCCCAGAACCAAACGTAGCCGAAGTAATGAACATCGTAGGGAACATCGAAGGCAAAACAGCGATTATCATCGACGATATTATCGATACCGCTGGAACGATCACACTGGCTGCAAGTGCACTTGTAGAAGCAGGCGCACGTGAAGTATATGCATGCTGCACGCACCCAGTTCTGTCTGGTCCTGCTATCGAGCGTATTGCAAACTCGAAGATCAAGGAACTGATTGTGACCAACTCGATTCCGCTGACAGAAGAACAAATTATCGATAAGATTACCGTTCTTTCCGTAGCGCCAATCATTGGTGAAGCAATCATTCGTGTTCACGAAGAGCTTTCCGTAAGCAAGTTGTTCGATTAATATACAATCCCCTGTTAGGGGATTGAACTAAACCTCCGATGGACAAGCTAGTGAGGAAACTTTTACTAGCGGTCCGAAGGAGGTTTTTTTGTGGAACAATTACAGGCACAGTCTCGCGAAAAAAAGACAGGCAATGCTGTAAAGGTACTGCGTAACGAAGGTTGGGTTCCCGGTATTATCTACGGGAGCGAAGTGGGCAATAAGCCGATTCAGGTCAAGGGAAGAGAGCTGGATGCGGCCCTGCGTAACCAGTCGACAAACAAGCCATTTCGGTTAAGTGTAGATGGGAACACGCACGATGTCATGGTTTATGAGCTGCAACGGCATCCCTTGCAGGGGAACATTTTGCATGCAGATTTTAAGAAGATCAATATGAATGAAAAAATACACACGTCTGTCCCTGTCCTCATGACAGGAGATCCGGAATTGGGTGTGGCTACCCTTATCCGCCACAGTGTGGAAGTGACTTGCTTGCCAGGTAATATACCAGAATCCTTCCTGGTCGATGTCGATGGAATGAATATCGGGGATGTCGTGCTTGTTTCCGATCTGAATGTCCCACCCGGAGTAGATCTGGGGCTCGAATCCACGGAAGTGCTAATCAGTGTACTGCCAGTGAAGGCCAAGTCCGAAGAATCAATCGATGCGGAACAAGAAGCTGAAGCAGTGGCTGAAAAAGCAGGAACAGCGAACGAATAAAATCAGGGCGTGAAAAAAGAAGGGCGAGGTGATTTCATCTCTGCCCTTCTACTTTTGTTCACGTAACCATTCGAGTACAATGGGGAGAGAGTAGGAGGGAATAAGCGTGAAAGTCATAATCGGATTGGGTAATCCCGGCAAAAAATATGAAGACACCAGACATAATGCTGGCTTTATGGCCATAGATAAGATTAGCGACAAATGGGGAATTCCTGTTACGCAAAACAAGTTTCGTGCACTCGTGGGCGAAGGCCGCATCGAGGGCGAGAAGGTACTGCTGGTGAAGCCGCAGACGTACATGAATCTCTCCGGTGAATCGGTAGCGGAAGTACTCAAATTTTACAAGCTGATCCCCGACGATCTTGTCGTCATCTACGACGATCTTGATTTGCCGACCGGACATCTTCGCCTGCGAGAAAAAGGCAGCGCTGGTGGGCATAACGGCATCAAGTCGATGATTCAGCATTTGGGCACACAGGAGTTTAAACGAATCAAGGTAGGAATCAGTCGTCCTGAACCAGGGCGGAGCGTCAGCGACTATGTTTTGAATACGTTTCCAGTGTCAGAAAGAGCCGACATTCAAGAAGCGGTGAGCTTGGCGGCTGACGCATGCGCCATGTGGACAAGAGAGTCGTTTTTAAAGGTCATGAACCATTACAACAGCTTGAAAAAGTAGTATGATTTCCCACCCAATCGTCCATACTAAGCGATAGGAACAGTATGGGGGTGGTATGTGCATGAGCATACGCTATACATGTCGCTGCTGCGGCATGAAGATTGCAGAATTTGACGAATCGCAAGTAACGGAAGCGCAGCTCGGGTTTGATTCCTTGACCCCGGAGGAACGTGCTCTTATAATATCGAGAGAACAAAGTGGAGATACGGTCGTCAGCATCACGTGCGACTATTGCCGTGAAGCGCTGATTCAGCATCCAGAGCTTTCGCTAGTCGGAAACCCAC
This genomic stretch from Brevibacillus brevis harbors:
- the glmU gene encoding bifunctional UDP-N-acetylglucosamine diphosphorylase/glucosamine-1-phosphate N-acetyltransferase GlmU; protein product: MSKIHAVVLAAGQGTRMKSKLYKVLHPVCGKPMVQHVVDTMASMQVQDIVVVVGHGADAVRAKLGEDVTYALQEEQLGTAHAVSQAAPFLQDKEGTTFLLYGDVPLLSATTLSALLTYHEEQQAAATVLTAVLPDATGYGRIVRNEAGEVLRIVEHKDATEAERAIREINTGIYCYDNRKLWKALAEVKNDNAQGEYYVTDVVGILRDAGEKVVGYEAIDPEETMGVNDRVQLSEAEAYMKKRIMTGHMRNGVTIIDPTSTYIETDVKIEADTVIHPGSFLRGQTTIGADCVIGPQADLTNVEVASGVTISYSVMVDSSVESNSSVGPFAYVRPGSQIGSNAKIGDFVELKNAKIGDGTKVPHLSYVGDAEIGDGVNIGCGTITVNYDGAVKHKTTVKDGAFIGCNSNLVAPVTVGQNAYVAAGSTINQDVPDNALAIARERQVNKIDYANKMPRKGKKQS
- a CDS encoding ribose-phosphate diphosphokinase, giving the protein MANYRDPKLKVFTCNANPELAKEIAEHIGVPLGNAQVVRFSDGECQLKLNESVRGCDVFVIQPTSAPVNEHLMELLVMVDALKRASAKSINVVIPYYGYARQDRKARARDPITAKLVANLIETAGAQRVITMDLHATQIQGFFDIPVDHLLGVPILGKHFSEKGLKDIVVVSPDHGGVTRARKLAERLEAPIAIIDKRRPEPNVAEVMNIVGNIEGKTAIIIDDIIDTAGTITLAASALVEAGAREVYACCTHPVLSGPAIERIANSKIKELIVTNSIPLTEEQIIDKITVLSVAPIIGEAIIRVHEELSVSKLFD
- the ispE gene encoding 4-(cytidine 5'-diphospho)-2-C-methyl-D-erythritol kinase, encoding MRISVKAPAKINLTLDVLAKRPDGYHEVEMVMTTVDLADRVDMTLREDGEITLDCSASFVPDDIRNHAYKAATLMKEKFQVRQGVHLYIDKQIPVAAGLAGGSSDAAATLRGLNQLWNLGLTRDELAKIGAEIGSDVPFCVYGGTALATGRGEQIAHLGAPAPCWVILAKPPIGVSTPDVYGNLRVAQIDNHPDTKQMLQAIATQDFSLMCQSLGNVLENVTLSLHPQVRQIKDLMVASGADGVLMSGSGPTVFALVQKEAKVHRIYNALRGFVKDVFVVRMLGAKEGEILA
- a CDS encoding CobW family GTP-binding protein: MSAEVYLLTGYLGSGKTTLLQKWLTHLRITDQKVVVLMNEMGEEDIDGEQLQGFGFPVKKMLDGCICCSIKGELTEGLKDIMNAIAPDRILIETTGVADPLDVIDTITHPELYDRLELKGTISVVDASRFLDLNSRFSSTATLVKTIRNQVRYADLLLLNKTDLTNPDVVERVRQKLSEINPTAPIHATVQAEIEVSRLLSVKRTVHERPLDNEENRPMAVQKSIGRMSTMDRLKQSLGLKTSQPSLYNSIETFSYVFTGPVDEKKFEDFLYDLPKNVYRAKGYVQFHGKPELISFQHTDNQVLLFPFENFGPKMVAVFIGEGMDREFILNDLKKCYG
- a CDS encoding RidA family protein; this translates as MAISFVSTDKAPAAIGPYSQAAKVGPFLFASGQIPLRADGTLVEGDVVEQTHQVFSNIQAVLAEAGGNLTNVVKATVFIKDMNDFGQLNEVYGQYFGDHKPARSTVEVARLPRDVKVEIEIVAYIG
- the spoVG gene encoding septation regulator SpoVG translates to MEVTDVRLRRVNTDGRMKAIASITIDHEFVVHDIRVIDGNNGMFVAMPSKRTPDGEFRDIAHPISSTTREKIQAAVLTEYDRVGQEEESTIEAGA
- a CDS encoding anti-sigma-F factor Fin, with amino-acid sequence MSIRYTCRCCGMKIAEFDESQVTEAQLGFDSLTPEERALIISREQSGDTVVSITCDYCREALIQHPELSLVGNPLQ
- the purR gene encoding pur operon repressor is translated as MKKLRRSARLVDMTQHLLAHPHTLTPLTLFAEQYGAAKSSISEDLSIIKEAFEVQGVGLLKTVAGAAGGVKYIPQVKTEEALHFMRELIGQLANPERLLPGGYLYMSDILGNPQTMAKIGKLFATAYADKNVDVVMTVETKGIPLAYATAMFLNVPVVIVRRDNKVTEGSVVSINYVSGSSKRIQTMSLARRGLAEQSRVLIVDDFMKAGGTLRGMIDLLQEFRATVVGCGVLVETTADVSERLVDEYVSLAKLQDVDFKGKQIEIELGSFFEIRGE
- a CDS encoding 50S ribosomal protein L25 — translated: MEQLQAQSREKKTGNAVKVLRNEGWVPGIIYGSEVGNKPIQVKGRELDAALRNQSTNKPFRLSVDGNTHDVMVYELQRHPLQGNILHADFKKINMNEKIHTSVPVLMTGDPELGVATLIRHSVEVTCLPGNIPESFLVDVDGMNIGDVVLVSDLNVPPGVDLGLESTEVLISVLPVKAKSEESIDAEQEAEAVAEKAGTANE
- the pth gene encoding aminoacyl-tRNA hydrolase; the protein is MKVIIGLGNPGKKYEDTRHNAGFMAIDKISDKWGIPVTQNKFRALVGEGRIEGEKVLLVKPQTYMNLSGESVAEVLKFYKLIPDDLVVIYDDLDLPTGHLRLREKGSAGGHNGIKSMIQHLGTQEFKRIKVGISRPEPGRSVSDYVLNTFPVSERADIQEAVSLAADACAMWTRESFLKVMNHYNSLKK